A single Marinobacter sp. es.042 DNA region contains:
- a CDS encoding MFS transporter, with protein MTRMVTSLSALILSIILLVSGNAFLMTLLGIRLSIEAISPDIIGWILVCYSIGFVLGTLYVHRIIGRVGHIRAFAVFAAAAAVTSLLYPMAVSEIFWAVLRVLSGFSIAGVLVVIESWFSSRATNANRGALFAVYQIVFYLSAAGGQLIVNIGDPANFMPFSIAAILLALALMPLALTKMEAPVIEQVQRISIFTLARESFSGVAGALICGVMIGGFYALGPVYATLVGLDVARTSTFMASAIVAAMILAWPLGRLCDRFDRRRVMFWIALVAASAAGGVGVLGAENAWLLTLLVGVFTGLSAALYPVAVAITNDRMESTRIVAASATLLLSYGVGSVIGPVVMAELINLLGPKGLFFGNAGFLLLLAVITSYRISHTEDVAVADQEHFVPAMPEASPVLAEIDPRNSEFHESPEVEEMHEEQRQAS; from the coding sequence ATGACCCGAATGGTCACCTCCCTCTCTGCCCTGATTCTAAGCATTATTCTGCTGGTCAGCGGCAATGCATTCCTGATGACACTACTGGGCATCCGTCTGAGTATCGAGGCGATATCGCCGGATATTATCGGCTGGATTCTGGTCTGCTATTCCATCGGTTTTGTGTTGGGTACGCTCTACGTTCACCGGATTATCGGCCGGGTTGGTCATATCCGGGCGTTCGCGGTGTTTGCCGCCGCTGCCGCTGTCACGTCGCTACTCTATCCGATGGCCGTTTCCGAGATTTTCTGGGCCGTTCTGCGGGTACTCTCCGGGTTCAGTATTGCCGGTGTGCTGGTGGTCATCGAGAGCTGGTTCTCCAGCCGGGCCACGAATGCCAACCGCGGCGCGTTGTTTGCGGTTTATCAGATCGTTTTTTACCTGTCCGCCGCCGGCGGCCAGCTCATCGTAAATATCGGCGACCCCGCCAATTTCATGCCTTTCTCGATTGCCGCGATCCTGTTGGCGCTGGCCCTGATGCCGCTTGCACTGACCAAAATGGAAGCGCCCGTTATTGAGCAGGTTCAGCGCATCTCTATTTTCACTTTGGCACGGGAATCCTTTTCCGGTGTTGCCGGCGCCCTGATCTGTGGCGTCATGATTGGCGGCTTTTATGCGCTTGGGCCGGTGTACGCAACCCTGGTCGGGCTGGACGTTGCACGGACATCCACGTTTATGGCCAGTGCCATTGTTGCTGCCATGATCCTTGCGTGGCCGCTGGGCCGGCTCTGCGACCGTTTCGACCGTCGCCGCGTGATGTTCTGGATCGCTCTGGTAGCGGCTTCAGCCGCGGGCGGTGTCGGAGTTCTCGGGGCCGAGAATGCATGGCTTTTGACCCTTCTGGTTGGCGTGTTCACGGGGCTTTCAGCCGCTTTGTACCCCGTGGCCGTGGCCATCACCAATGACCGTATGGAGAGCACCCGTATCGTGGCGGCCAGTGCCACGCTGTTGCTCAGTTACGGGGTTGGCAGTGTCATCGGGCCGGTTGTCATGGCTGAGCTGATCAATCTCCTGGGGCCGAAAGGCCTGTTCTTCGGCAATGCCGGCTTCCTGCTGCTGTTGGCCGTGATTACCAGTTACCGGATCAGTCATACCGAGGACGTTGCCGTTGCAGATCAGGAGCACTTCGTGCCTGCCATGCCGGAAGCGTCGCCGGTTCTCGCCGAAATCGATCCGCGGAACAGCGAGTTCCACGAGTCTCCCGAAGTCGAGGAGATGCACGAAGAGCAGCGTCAGGCGAGCTGA
- a CDS encoding helix-turn-helix transcriptional regulator: MKTSYSLDRERLVMKKTDWPIRWDLLLRYRLIETIALWEGRLTTNHICHSFGIGRQQASKDINTYLRELAPGNLVYDRHLKGYVPADRFRPVVTRGVVNEYLDLLARQQNLSTTFESLNIGLPDSTVVQGPNRVIAPETMRAVVTATRQGRQLRASYASLSRPEAVESILEPHTLVCAGDSWHLRAWCDSNREFRDFALSRFRTSPEALRQRARHGQEKDEHWNRQVTLVVTPDQRLTQAQQEIIARDYGMEHGRLEVATRAALAPYVLSRLGITFDNQHPDPLVQQLELANPDQLGFGSKREQALKAVAGLS; the protein is encoded by the coding sequence ATGAAAACGAGCTATTCATTGGACCGTGAGCGCCTGGTTATGAAAAAAACGGACTGGCCCATCCGCTGGGATCTGCTGCTTCGCTACCGACTTATCGAAACAATTGCCTTGTGGGAAGGTCGTCTGACCACCAACCACATCTGCCACAGTTTCGGGATCGGTCGTCAGCAGGCGTCCAAGGATATCAACACCTATCTGCGCGAACTGGCGCCCGGCAATCTGGTCTATGACCGTCATCTGAAAGGCTATGTCCCCGCCGATAGATTTCGGCCGGTGGTCACTCGAGGCGTGGTCAATGAATATCTTGACCTGCTTGCCCGCCAGCAAAACCTGAGCACCACGTTTGAATCCCTGAACATTGGCCTGCCGGACAGCACCGTGGTTCAGGGCCCAAATCGCGTCATCGCGCCGGAAACCATGCGTGCGGTGGTGACGGCAACACGCCAGGGTAGACAGCTGCGGGCCAGCTATGCCTCCCTCAGCCGACCGGAAGCGGTGGAAAGCATACTTGAGCCGCATACTCTGGTTTGTGCCGGCGATAGCTGGCACTTGCGGGCCTGGTGCGACTCAAACCGGGAATTCCGGGATTTCGCCCTGAGCCGATTCCGGACCTCACCGGAGGCCCTCCGGCAGCGCGCCAGGCACGGGCAAGAAAAGGACGAGCACTGGAACCGGCAGGTTACCCTCGTGGTCACCCCGGATCAGCGCCTGACCCAAGCCCAGCAAGAGATCATTGCCCGGGACTACGGCATGGAGCATGGCCGCCTGGAAGTTGCTACCCGTGCCGCGCTTGCCCCCTACGTGCTGTCACGGCTCGGTATTACCTTCGACAATCAGCACCCGGATCCTCTGGTGCAGCAGCTTGAGCTGGCCAATCCGGACCAGTTGGGATTTGGCAGCAAACGCGAACAGGCCCTCAAAGCTGTTGCCGGCCTCAGCTAA
- a CDS encoding ExeM/NucH family extracellular endonuclease: MAGAIVTVEGILTHDSRAKGGFGGFYLQQADHQTDGNPATSEALFIYTDREIADVGMRVRVTGKVKEYHGLTELVSVRSIRACGRGPLPAPIAITLPWTVDPEHLENMRVTFRQPLTVVDNYNLARYGELGMAASDQVQPTEYLPPGKEAHRAFTRNGANRVLLDDNRSRRDPRPVPWPPGGLSSATVRAGDQIKGLIGVLDFRFDAWRLQPSQDPAFLATNPRETAPGPRHEASVRIMALNLGNFFNGDGRGGDFPTSRGAGTPAEFRRQQQQLVNTLLAPDPDILALTELENDGYGPQSSIAGLADALGSTWRFVSTPGQDGDDEIRTGLLYRSDRITAVGPPERLAKGPFESGGRPPLAQDFGRTGGDATVRVIVPHLKSKSCGGARGDDQDQADGQGCYANRRTNEAKTLAAWSGSDTRRHHSIGTLIIGDLNSYAREHPITALEQAGFTSMVHHFHPCTEKTCGHYTYRYRGQKGSLDFALASETLKPSVTGAWSWLVNADEPRVLDYRSDHPASGRGPWRSSDHNPVIVDLSL, encoded by the coding sequence ATGGCAGGAGCTATCGTCACCGTTGAGGGCATCCTGACCCATGATTCCCGGGCAAAGGGCGGCTTTGGTGGTTTTTACCTGCAGCAGGCCGACCATCAGACTGACGGGAATCCCGCCACTTCCGAAGCGCTGTTTATTTACACCGATCGTGAAATCGCCGATGTCGGCATGCGAGTGCGGGTCACTGGGAAGGTGAAGGAATACCACGGGCTGACCGAACTGGTGTCGGTTCGGAGCATCCGGGCGTGCGGGCGTGGGCCGCTTCCAGCGCCCATTGCCATCACCCTGCCCTGGACCGTCGATCCGGAACATCTGGAGAACATGAGAGTTACCTTTCGCCAGCCCCTGACGGTGGTGGACAACTACAACCTGGCTCGCTACGGCGAGCTTGGGATGGCGGCCTCAGACCAGGTCCAGCCTACGGAATACCTGCCCCCCGGCAAAGAAGCACACCGGGCATTCACCCGGAACGGGGCAAACCGCGTTCTGCTTGATGACAACCGGTCCAGGAGAGACCCCCGCCCGGTACCCTGGCCCCCGGGCGGCCTGTCTTCGGCAACCGTAAGGGCCGGGGATCAGATTAAAGGGCTCATCGGTGTGCTGGATTTCCGCTTCGATGCCTGGCGGCTTCAGCCCTCTCAGGATCCGGCTTTCCTCGCCACCAATCCCAGAGAAACCGCACCCGGGCCGCGGCATGAGGCTTCGGTGCGGATCATGGCTCTGAACCTTGGTAATTTCTTTAACGGAGATGGCCGAGGCGGCGATTTTCCAACGAGTCGCGGGGCCGGGACACCGGCGGAATTCCGGCGCCAGCAACAACAACTGGTGAACACACTTCTGGCCCCCGATCCGGACATTCTTGCGCTGACAGAACTTGAGAACGACGGCTATGGACCGCAGAGTTCCATTGCCGGACTTGCGGACGCCCTGGGCAGCACCTGGCGGTTCGTCAGCACTCCCGGCCAGGACGGCGATGACGAGATCCGGACCGGCTTGCTCTACCGCAGCGACCGGATTACCGCCGTTGGCCCGCCAGAACGGCTTGCCAAAGGGCCATTTGAATCGGGAGGCCGGCCTCCCCTGGCCCAGGATTTCGGCCGAACAGGGGGTGATGCCACCGTCCGGGTCATTGTTCCTCACCTGAAATCGAAATCCTGTGGGGGCGCCCGTGGCGATGATCAGGACCAGGCCGATGGCCAGGGCTGCTACGCGAACCGACGGACCAACGAAGCGAAAACACTGGCGGCCTGGTCCGGCAGCGATACCCGCAGGCACCATTCAATCGGCACCCTGATAATCGGTGACCTCAACAGCTATGCCCGCGAACATCCCATCACGGCGCTGGAGCAGGCAGGGTTTACCAGCATGGTGCACCATTTCCATCCCTGCACCGAAAAGACCTGTGGTCACTACACCTACCGTTACCGTGGTCAGAAGGGCTCGCTGGATTTCGCACTCGCCTCCGAGACCTTAAAACCAAGTGTTACGGGCGCCTGGAGCTGGCTGGTGAACGCCGATGAGCCCCGGGTACTCGACTACCGGAGCGATCACCCGGCATCCGGCCGGGGACCCTGGCGATCCAGCGACCATAATCCGGTGATTGTCGACCTGAGTCTCTGA
- a CDS encoding alpha/beta fold hydrolase: MRIPAPNFWPAARTGQRFLLQARRREALVDGHKMVFLERGSPGDGKPTIVLIHGFAAMKENWGLWLQKLPRHWHLLAPDLPGFGESDYQSEACYRYETQAGRLAQWLAGFDTDNIHLAGSSMGGAIAAVLAHTLDPAPRSVTLLNSAGIPEHKGVDIHAPLKSDRDGILIPRDWKGVYRMFNSVGTGKPTVSGLAMAGLLGPDLLGRTEALRHIFSDMVADALAPARYLGPETPPLQVQWGDRDVITPTRCVDWFSSATPQAEIHMFRGVGHLPMLETPGRSAAALEHFVRRHGQ, encoded by the coding sequence ATGAGAATTCCTGCCCCCAACTTCTGGCCCGCTGCCCGCACAGGACAACGATTTCTTCTTCAGGCCCGCCGCCGTGAAGCCCTGGTCGATGGGCACAAGATGGTTTTCCTGGAACGGGGATCGCCCGGCGACGGCAAACCCACGATCGTACTGATTCATGGCTTTGCGGCCATGAAAGAAAACTGGGGGCTTTGGCTGCAAAAGCTGCCAAGGCACTGGCATCTTCTGGCACCTGATCTTCCGGGGTTCGGGGAAAGTGATTATCAGTCTGAGGCCTGCTACCGCTATGAAACCCAGGCCGGCCGACTGGCTCAGTGGCTTGCGGGCTTTGACACGGACAACATACATCTGGCCGGCAGCTCCATGGGTGGCGCGATTGCCGCGGTCCTTGCCCACACACTGGATCCGGCGCCCCGCTCGGTGACGTTGCTCAACAGCGCCGGCATACCGGAACACAAGGGGGTCGACATTCACGCCCCCCTGAAGTCTGACCGGGACGGCATCCTGATTCCACGGGACTGGAAAGGGGTCTACCGCATGTTCAACAGTGTCGGCACGGGCAAACCCACGGTCTCCGGGCTTGCTATGGCCGGCCTTCTCGGACCGGACCTCCTCGGCCGCACCGAGGCCCTCCGGCATATCTTCAGTGACATGGTGGCAGACGCGCTGGCACCGGCCCGCTACCTGGGCCCCGAGACACCGCCACTGCAGGTTCAGTGGGGCGACCGTGACGTGATTACCCCGACCCGCTGCGTTGACTGGTTCAGCTCGGCCACGCCTCAGGCAGAAATCCACATGTTCCGGGGTGTCGGGCATCTTCCGATGCTGGAAACGCCCGGGCGATCTGCCGCAGCTCTGGAACACTTCGTCCGCCGTCATGGCCAGTGA
- a CDS encoding AraC family transcriptional regulator, whose amino-acid sequence MRASVSTAQDLGMPAIYLHLLAELLNTIGVDEQDLLLRVGLDPVRLQSTDRRVSQTQASEFVTRAIIESGEPGLGIMLARELKLPLHGALGTAVMSSRTLGDAMELMTRYLTLRVPHLRVCKRETGNLAWYVVNCDIDLGPLHGFIMDAMLFGCVSMGAQLTGSVIDGLRIVRRGTEPAYFQRFRSQIPVPVEFGATENALVIPVSRLSLPVRFTDDQLAASSKAQCEEALRQLTEDAGFACRVRRVIETSHPFPPKLARVAATLFVSERTLKRRLQEEDASFQQLVDQVRLERAQDLLRSTTMNLSQIADALGYADAANFTRAFKRWTGSSPSHYRISPPGPGLINARRALATG is encoded by the coding sequence ATGCGCGCCTCCGTTTCAACGGCACAGGACCTGGGCATGCCGGCCATATACCTGCATCTTCTGGCCGAACTGCTGAACACCATCGGTGTTGACGAACAGGACCTCCTCCTCCGGGTCGGTCTTGACCCGGTCCGCCTGCAATCCACCGATCGGCGGGTGAGCCAGACCCAGGCCAGCGAATTCGTCACCCGGGCCATTATCGAGAGCGGCGAACCGGGACTCGGCATCATGCTCGCCAGGGAGCTGAAGCTGCCCCTGCACGGCGCCCTGGGTACGGCCGTCATGAGCAGCCGTACCCTGGGCGATGCCATGGAGCTGATGACCCGATACCTGACGCTAAGGGTGCCCCACCTTCGGGTCTGCAAACGGGAGACCGGCAACCTGGCCTGGTACGTTGTGAATTGTGATATCGACCTGGGGCCTCTGCACGGCTTTATCATGGATGCCATGCTGTTCGGTTGCGTTTCCATGGGGGCACAGTTGACGGGCTCGGTCATTGACGGTTTGCGGATTGTTCGCCGGGGAACGGAGCCGGCCTATTTCCAGCGTTTTCGCTCACAGATCCCGGTGCCGGTGGAATTCGGAGCTACGGAGAATGCCCTCGTGATTCCCGTTAGCCGTCTGAGCCTGCCCGTGCGCTTCACCGATGATCAACTGGCGGCCTCGTCCAAAGCCCAGTGTGAGGAAGCGCTGCGGCAGCTGACCGAAGACGCCGGATTTGCCTGTCGCGTCCGACGGGTGATCGAGACCAGCCACCCCTTCCCGCCAAAACTGGCCAGGGTAGCAGCCACCCTGTTTGTGTCCGAGAGAACGCTCAAACGGCGGCTGCAGGAAGAAGACGCCAGTTTCCAGCAGCTGGTAGATCAGGTCCGCCTGGAACGGGCACAGGATCTGCTCCGCAGTACCACCATGAATCTGAGCCAGATTGCCGATGCCCTCGGTTACGCCGACGCGGCGAATTTCACTCGGGCTTTCAAGCGCTGGACCGGCAGCAGCCCCAGCCATTACCGAATTTCGCCGCCCGGCCCCGGGCTGATTAACGCCAGGCGGGCACTGGCCACGGGGTAA
- the queE gene encoding 7-carboxy-7-deazaguanine synthase — MYRVKEAFYTLQGEGAQAGRAAVFCRFSKCNLWTGREKDRATAVCNFCDTDFVGTDGQNGGRFETPEELARHIRNLWPEAPGKPYVVCTGGEPLLQLDAPLIEALHREGFEVGVETNGTLPAPDGIDWLCVSPKADAPVVLEACDELKLVYPQPLAMPERFLGIRASHYFLSPMASPSIPETAVDQIKQSNTRRATDYCLAHPQWRLTLQMHKIIGID; from the coding sequence ATGTATCGGGTCAAGGAAGCCTTTTACACGTTGCAGGGTGAAGGTGCCCAGGCCGGGCGTGCTGCCGTGTTCTGTCGTTTCAGCAAGTGCAACCTTTGGACCGGTCGCGAGAAGGACCGCGCCACTGCCGTGTGCAATTTCTGTGATACCGATTTTGTCGGCACTGATGGTCAGAATGGTGGCCGCTTTGAAACCCCGGAGGAACTGGCCCGTCACATACGCAATCTTTGGCCGGAGGCACCCGGCAAGCCCTACGTGGTCTGCACCGGTGGCGAGCCCCTGCTGCAGCTGGATGCTCCCCTGATCGAGGCTCTGCACCGGGAAGGGTTCGAGGTAGGGGTAGAGACCAACGGTACCCTGCCCGCGCCCGACGGCATCGACTGGCTCTGCGTCAGTCCGAAAGCCGATGCCCCGGTGGTGCTTGAGGCCTGTGACGAGCTGAAGCTGGTCTATCCCCAGCCCCTGGCGATGCCGGAGCGATTCCTGGGCATTCGCGCAAGCCATTATTTCCTGTCGCCGATGGCCTCTCCCTCGATACCGGAAACGGCCGTGGATCAGATCAAACAAAGCAATACCCGTCGCGCCACCGATTATTGTCTCGCGCATCCCCAGTGGCGCCTGACCCTGCAAATGCACAAGATCATCGGCATCGACTGA
- the queC gene encoding 7-cyano-7-deazaguanine synthase QueC: MTDTVVVIYSGGMDSYTLLHLARERGYQVHALSFNYGQRHVRELECARSVCEALGVPHKVIDIRAMSEVMAGSSLTSDIDVPEGHYEEDSMKATVVPNRNMILLSLATGYAVTAGAGAVWYGAHGGDHAIYPDCRPEFVDKMDAVCRVANYEPVGIEAPFMTMDKGQILAEGLRLGLDYAQTWTCYNGRERACGRCGSCVERLEAFAANGVKDPLDYEAAS; encoded by the coding sequence ATGACAGACACCGTAGTCGTTATCTATTCCGGAGGCATGGACTCCTACACCCTGCTGCATCTGGCCCGGGAGCGCGGCTACCAGGTTCATGCCCTGTCCTTCAACTACGGGCAGCGCCATGTCCGGGAGCTTGAGTGCGCGCGTTCGGTCTGTGAAGCGCTGGGTGTGCCCCACAAAGTGATCGATATCCGCGCCATGAGTGAGGTGATGGCCGGCTCATCGCTGACCTCGGATATCGATGTGCCGGAAGGCCACTATGAAGAAGACAGCATGAAAGCGACCGTGGTGCCCAACCGAAACATGATTCTCCTGTCCCTGGCGACCGGTTACGCCGTGACCGCAGGTGCTGGCGCCGTCTGGTACGGAGCTCATGGTGGCGACCACGCTATCTACCCGGACTGTCGCCCGGAGTTTGTGGATAAAATGGACGCGGTCTGCCGCGTGGCCAACTACGAGCCGGTCGGCATTGAGGCGCCTTTCATGACCATGGACAAGGGTCAGATCCTGGCTGAAGGCCTGCGCCTGGGACTGGACTATGCACAGACCTGGACCTGCTACAACGGCCGGGAGCGGGCTTGTGGACGCTGCGGCTCCTGTGTTGAACGACTGGAAGCCTTCGCTGCCAATGGTGTCAAAGATCCCCTGGACTATGAGGCGGCAAGCTGA
- a CDS encoding response regulator, with the protein MTDLKVLVVEDEPVMRERLVDMLYNAGATKVIECIDAASARTAFKAGEFHIILLDLGLPDGDGHELMLEFKDAREEQHIVLVTADDSIESIQRAISAGANGYVVKPYSQEKIHDVVNNYAMVHGGDMAMMQGLNRRH; encoded by the coding sequence ATGACGGATCTGAAAGTGCTGGTAGTGGAAGATGAGCCTGTGATGCGAGAGCGGCTCGTGGATATGCTCTACAACGCTGGCGCAACCAAGGTGATCGAGTGTATTGACGCAGCTTCCGCCAGGACGGCTTTCAAGGCCGGGGAATTTCACATCATCCTGCTGGATCTGGGGTTGCCGGACGGCGATGGGCACGAACTGATGCTGGAATTCAAGGACGCCCGTGAGGAGCAGCACATTGTGCTGGTGACGGCGGACGATTCGATCGAGAGTATTCAGCGTGCGATCAGTGCCGGTGCTAACGGCTACGTGGTCAAGCCTTACTCCCAGGAAAAAATACACGATGTGGTCAACAATTACGCCATGGTTCACGGCGGCGATATGGCGATGATGCAGGGTCTGAACCGGCGCCACTGA